Proteins encoded within one genomic window of Aerococcus viridans:
- the dhaM gene encoding dihydroxyacetone kinase phosphoryl donor subunit DhaM codes for MTNLLILVSHSQTITEGLKELLETMVPDDNNAFSVIAAGGTDDGEIGTSVSKITEAIFANTDKEIFIFTDMGSAVLSAETALDFVEDDLKAHVHLVEGPLVEGAYVGAVQSTINRTPDQILEAIKEQS; via the coding sequence ATGACAAATTTACTAATATTAGTGTCTCATAGCCAAACCATCACAGAGGGTCTAAAAGAATTGTTAGAAACCATGGTACCCGATGACAACAATGCCTTTTCAGTCATTGCTGCGGGTGGGACCGATGACGGTGAAATCGGTACGTCCGTCAGCAAGATCACAGAGGCCATTTTTGCTAATACGGATAAGGAAATTTTTATCTTCACGGATATGGGATCAGCCGTCTTATCGGCGGAAACGGCGCTTGATTTCGTGGAAGATGACCTAAAAGCTCATGTCCATTTAGTTGAAGGCCCCCTTGTAGAAGGTGCTTATGTGGGTGCTGTTCAATCAACCATTAACCGTACACCAGACCAAATTTTAGAAGCCATTAAAGAACAAAGCTAA
- a CDS encoding mannose/fructose/sorbose PTS transporter subunit IIA encodes MIGIILASHGKFAEGIKQSAEMIFGEQENLQAVTFMPEEGPDDLRAHLLEAVESFDDTLQILFLVDLWGGSPFNQANAIHEEMPERTAIVSGLNLPMLLEALGQRFGSDQVADVAKHILTRDVSGIRVKPEALGEGIDAPAAAASEGSQEEEQVGTLKPGTVLGDGKIKYVLARVDTRLLHGQVATGWVKSVNPNRIIVVSDKVAQDDMRKSLIQQAAPTGVRANTIPVSKLAEIDKDPRFGNTKALLLFETPQDVLAAIEAGVDIKEVNLGSMAHSKGKTMISRSLSVDEEDVATLQKLKDLGVKFDVRKVPADSDENLDKLLKNHNLI; translated from the coding sequence ATGATAGGAATTATTTTAGCGAGTCACGGTAAGTTCGCTGAAGGTATTAAACAATCTGCTGAGATGATTTTCGGAGAACAAGAAAATCTGCAGGCAGTAACCTTTATGCCTGAAGAAGGACCAGATGATTTACGTGCCCATCTTTTAGAAGCAGTCGAATCTTTCGATGATACGTTACAAATTCTATTTTTAGTTGATTTGTGGGGAGGTTCACCATTCAACCAGGCCAATGCAATTCACGAAGAAATGCCAGAACGCACAGCAATTGTAAGTGGGTTAAATCTACCAATGCTCTTAGAAGCTTTGGGTCAACGATTTGGTTCTGACCAAGTGGCAGATGTTGCTAAACACATTTTGACAAGAGACGTGTCAGGTATTCGTGTAAAACCTGAAGCACTTGGGGAAGGCATTGACGCCCCAGCAGCTGCAGCTAGCGAAGGTAGTCAAGAAGAGGAACAAGTTGGTACCTTAAAACCTGGTACTGTATTAGGTGATGGGAAGATTAAGTATGTCCTAGCACGCGTGGATACCCGTTTATTACACGGTCAAGTAGCCACTGGTTGGGTGAAATCAGTTAACCCTAACCGTATTATCGTTGTATCGGACAAGGTAGCCCAAGATGACATGCGTAAATCATTGATTCAACAAGCAGCGCCAACAGGTGTTCGTGCCAACACAATTCCAGTATCTAAATTAGCGGAAATTGATAAAGACCCACGTTTTGGTAATACAAAGGCATTATTATTATTTGAAACTCCACAAGACGTATTAGCAGCAATCGAAGCTGGTGTAGATATCAAGGAAGTAAACTTAGGTTCAATGGCGCATTCTAAAGGGAAAACAATGATTTCAAGATCATTGTCAGTAGACGAGGAAGATGTAGCGACTTTACAAAAATTAAAAGACCTTGGGGTTAAATTTGATGTACGTAAAGTCCCTGCAGACTCAGACGAAAACTTAGATAAACTGTTGAAAAATCATAACTTGATTTAA
- a CDS encoding MalY/PatB family protein, translating to MVDILKDYSPDRSNTKAMKWHDLETVFGDKDLLPIWIADMDFAPAKEVTAAIQSFVDDQYFGYYSVPDSYYQSMIDWSNDHFQYKTKAEWYRFAPGVCTGIAFALHAYTNEGDNILIQNPVYNPFRTVIEEANRTLVMQDLLGNEQEGYTIDFDALESAFKDDDIKVFLFCSPQNPTGRVWHRDELAKVVALCKQYDVLLFSDEIHRDLIMPGHEHIAIGNIDPDFDNYVLFASPSKTFNLAGFNHSFMVVPRADLREKLDTFLHAIHVTGGQPAGYIASEAAYTYGSEWVESVNQVIWDNYQLLKTTVQTALPKVQFSDLQGTYLAWLDLGAYVKNADLKEVVQDRARLGVNYGTTYWPTRPEDTHIRINLATKTEIIETAANNLVKAIQEWQ from the coding sequence ATGGTTGATATTTTAAAAGATTACAGTCCAGACCGTTCAAATACAAAAGCAATGAAATGGCATGATTTAGAGACAGTTTTTGGGGACAAAGACTTATTGCCGATTTGGATTGCGGATATGGATTTTGCGCCAGCAAAAGAAGTGACGGCAGCCATTCAATCTTTTGTGGATGACCAATACTTTGGCTATTATTCAGTGCCAGATTCTTATTACCAATCAATGATTGATTGGTCAAATGATCATTTCCAATATAAAACAAAGGCTGAATGGTACCGGTTTGCACCAGGTGTATGTACGGGTATTGCCTTTGCCTTACATGCGTATACCAATGAAGGGGACAATATTTTAATTCAAAACCCCGTTTACAATCCCTTCCGTACGGTTATTGAAGAAGCTAATCGGACTTTAGTGATGCAAGATTTATTGGGCAATGAACAAGAAGGGTACACAATTGATTTTGACGCTTTGGAGAGTGCCTTCAAAGATGACGATATCAAGGTTTTCTTATTCTGTTCACCGCAAAACCCAACTGGTCGCGTTTGGCATCGTGATGAATTGGCTAAAGTAGTGGCTTTATGTAAGCAATACGATGTCTTATTATTCTCTGATGAAATCCACCGTGATTTGATTATGCCAGGACATGAGCATATTGCTATTGGAAATATTGACCCAGATTTTGACAATTATGTCCTTTTCGCCTCGCCATCAAAAACCTTTAACTTAGCTGGTTTTAACCATTCATTTATGGTAGTGCCACGGGCTGATTTAAGAGAAAAATTGGATACGTTCTTACATGCGATTCATGTGACTGGCGGGCAACCTGCTGGTTATATCGCGTCAGAAGCGGCTTATACCTACGGGTCGGAATGGGTTGAGAGTGTCAACCAAGTGATTTGGGACAATTACCAATTACTTAAAACAACAGTCCAAACAGCCTTGCCAAAAGTTCAATTCTCAGACTTACAAGGGACTTACCTTGCTTGGCTTGATCTAGGGGCTTATGTGAAAAATGCAGACCTGAAAGAAGTGGTTCAAGACCGTGCCCGTTTAGGTGTCAATTATGGGACTACTTACTGGCCAACTAGACCAGAAGATACCCATATCCGGATTAATCTAGCGACTAAAACAGAGATCATTGAAACAGCTGCAAATAATTTAGTTAAAGCTATTCAAGAGTGGCAATAG
- the dhaL gene encoding dihydroxyacetone kinase subunit DhaL, which produces MDVNETITWLDQWFDRLIEEKAYLSDLDQKIGDGDHGNNMARGAVATKEALESKQPADVSALFMTVAQTLMSKIGGASGPLYGSAFLAMATTAKNSENLADIFAAGLDKIQQRGKAEPGEKTMVDMWHPAVEALKANNLNQEILDEASTKTTELKATKGRASYYGERSIGEPDPGAESSKYLFEALIKTQA; this is translated from the coding sequence ATGGATGTAAATGAAACAATAACTTGGTTAGACCAATGGTTTGACCGCTTAATAGAAGAAAAAGCTTATCTATCTGATTTAGACCAAAAAATTGGTGATGGAGATCACGGTAATAACATGGCGCGCGGTGCAGTTGCTACTAAGGAAGCCTTGGAAAGCAAACAACCAGCAGATGTATCAGCGCTGTTTATGACTGTTGCGCAAACCCTCATGAGTAAGATTGGTGGTGCATCCGGTCCTTTATATGGTTCTGCCTTCCTAGCCATGGCAACAACGGCTAAAAACTCAGAAAATCTCGCGGATATTTTTGCAGCTGGTTTAGATAAAATTCAACAAAGAGGTAAAGCAGAACCTGGTGAAAAAACGATGGTTGATATGTGGCATCCAGCTGTTGAAGCCCTTAAAGCCAATAATCTAAATCAAGAAATACTAGATGAAGCTAGCACTAAAACGACTGAACTTAAAGCGACGAAAGGTCGTGCTTCCTACTATGGGGAACGGTCTATTGGTGAACCTGATCCAGGAGCTGAATCAAGTAAATACTTATTTGAAGCCTTAATCAAGACACAAGCATAA
- a CDS encoding LL-diaminopimelate aminotransferase — protein MNQINKDYQRLPGSYLFAEVKRRQEAYEKAHPDQNVIRLGVGDVTLPLAPAVIEALHKAVDEQADASTFKGYAPDHGYDFLREAIQKNDFAARGADVKVDEIVISDGAKSDSSNIQEIFGPDIKIAVGDPVYPVYIDSNIMAGRGGDYNEETGKWSDLVYLSATAENDFKPALPEEPVDLVYLCYPNNPTGTTLNTADLQKWVDWANENDAILIFDSAYESFITEEDVPHSIFELPGSRTCAIEIRSFSKRAGFTGLRLGATIIPQELEIDGVSLLDLWKRRISTKFNGAPYIVQRAGEASYSEEGKAQIEEILAYYRRNAILIKEGLEEAGYEVFGGVNAPYVWLKTPAGMDSWDFFDFLLENAQIVGTPGVGFGPSGAGYFRLTAFNTYEKTAEAVERIKALNK, from the coding sequence ATGAACCAAATTAATAAAGATTATCAACGATTACCAGGCTCTTATTTATTCGCAGAAGTAAAACGTCGCCAAGAGGCTTATGAAAAAGCACATCCAGACCAAAATGTGATCCGTTTAGGTGTTGGGGACGTCACTTTACCTCTAGCACCAGCAGTCATCGAGGCCTTACATAAGGCCGTAGACGAACAAGCGGATGCTTCTACCTTTAAAGGTTATGCGCCAGACCACGGTTACGACTTCTTACGTGAAGCCATCCAAAAAAATGACTTTGCAGCACGTGGTGCAGATGTGAAAGTGGATGAAATCGTTATTTCTGACGGTGCCAAATCAGATTCTTCAAACATTCAAGAAATCTTTGGCCCAGACATCAAAATCGCTGTTGGTGACCCTGTTTACCCAGTTTACATCGATTCAAACATCATGGCTGGTCGCGGTGGTGACTACAACGAAGAAACGGGTAAATGGTCGGACTTGGTTTACTTATCAGCTACTGCGGAAAATGACTTTAAACCTGCGCTACCTGAGGAGCCAGTTGACTTAGTATACCTTTGCTACCCTAACAATCCTACAGGGACAACTTTAAACACAGCTGACCTACAAAAATGGGTAGACTGGGCTAACGAAAATGATGCGATCTTAATCTTCGACTCAGCTTACGAGTCATTCATTACTGAAGAAGACGTGCCACATTCAATTTTTGAATTACCAGGTTCACGTACTTGCGCTATTGAAATCCGTTCATTCTCAAAACGTGCCGGCTTTACTGGTTTGCGTTTAGGGGCTACGATCATCCCTCAAGAGTTAGAAATCGATGGCGTATCCCTATTAGACTTATGGAAACGTCGTATTTCAACGAAATTCAACGGTGCACCTTACATTGTACAACGTGCTGGTGAAGCAAGTTACTCTGAAGAAGGTAAAGCGCAAATCGAAGAAATATTAGCTTACTACCGCCGCAATGCCATCCTGATTAAAGAAGGTTTGGAAGAGGCTGGCTATGAAGTTTTCGGTGGTGTCAATGCGCCTTACGTTTGGTTGAAAACACCAGCAGGCATGGACTCATGGGACTTCTTCGATTTCCTATTAGAAAATGCACAAATCGTTGGGACACCAGGTGTTGGTTTCGGTCCTTCAGGTGCCGGGTACTTCCGATTAACAGCCTTCAATACCTATGAAAAAACAGCAGAAGCTGTTGAACGTATCAAGGCTTTAAACAAATAG
- a CDS encoding MerR family transcriptional regulator: MKEKELRRTLAVFPIGTVVQLTDLTPRQVRYYEEQKLIKPKRSETNRRMYSLNDVDRLLEIKDYLNEGMSIQAIYNTYNRQHTQPKVADTKQLTDEDVRRILYNEILNQGGFRNAGADQDYPLR, translated from the coding sequence ATGAAGGAAAAAGAGCTACGACGTACGCTAGCTGTTTTCCCAATTGGGACAGTTGTACAGCTAACAGATTTGACACCGAGACAGGTGCGTTATTACGAAGAACAGAAGTTAATTAAACCAAAACGTTCAGAAACAAATCGCCGCATGTACTCTTTAAATGATGTCGATCGATTATTAGAAATCAAAGACTATTTAAATGAGGGTATGAGCATCCAAGCGATTTATAATACATATAACCGTCAACACACGCAGCCTAAAGTGGCAGATACCAAGCAGCTGACCGACGAAGATGTTCGCCGCATTCTATATAATGAAATCTTGAACCAAGGTGGTTTCAGAAACGCTGGCGCTGACCAAGACTATCCATTGCGCTAG
- a CDS encoding type I restriction endonuclease subunit R: MKSFELESDMEDKLIDQLINGESQWTYRQDLKNEEDLWDNFRKILTRNNKDKLNDVPLTDTKFDQVKTQLNFGSFYRAAEWLKGENGIAQVLVQREDAKLGKVSLTVFKSQDISGGISVYEVINQYASSKRDEQDRNRRFDVTLLINGLPLIQIELKNRSEGYMAAFEQIKKYSNEGKYTGIFSMLQMFVVTNGVDTKYIAAADGQHINKEFLTSWVDKNNNRVNNYLGFAKEVLSIPQGHKMITEFSVLDADHKAIILLRPYQIHAILAVEQAVRQRQSGYVWHTTGSGKTLTSYKVARNLLRSPALDKTIFIVDRIDLDQQTGTAFKSYAMNDVVEVNDTDNVSDLVRKLTANDRDLVITTIQKLNYVMKRYGDKEDNRIAKKLRNLNIGFVVDECHRAVTPKKQQEITKFFPKSLWYGFTGTPIFAENARDEFGDMPRTTEEQYGPRLHEYTVKEAIHDKAVLGFQVEYINTLEKNSIVDYFDQSGIDIDGLSEHEIEAKLPREAYENDEHKLKVIDQIVNYSRHKFKLTRGPGNTYSAILTTRSIPDAQRYYELFNEVKEGKSSVKISEKTKSLVSDFPKVAVTYSLNETEETSFERQSQYKQIIQDYNETFNTHYDLEQVRAFNQDINNRLARKKDIYRTRSEQLDIVIVVDRLLTGFDSPSTAILFMDRPPAKPHHLIQAFSRTNRIYDKDKQYGQIMTFQYPIQYQEAVENAFILYSNGGESAIQAPGWNESYGRFQDAYERLISVAPSPESIDINDDVDTLKLFVKAYQEFDKSLGAIQVYSEFDEDVFEQQYGLRPEVIESYHGKYENALEKIREQIDEDEEDDLTIDFDYQLSEVGKQQIDYEYLMLLMQTIVNEPNSQNRIKRIVDAEAYLTKFKDNNPKLGEIIEDIFSTIKDGNELTQAENTLNVSSEIEKRIDERVSELVHDLSESLYVQEDDLHYLIENYKPEKAGKQTGESNLLENMDKDRYLEENRKKVQKKFRVKKFAKQAYTDVIESEILPLTNKNF, from the coding sequence GTGAAAAGCTTTGAATTAGAGAGCGACATGGAAGATAAGTTGATTGACCAGTTAATCAATGGTGAATCGCAATGGACTTATCGACAAGATTTAAAAAACGAAGAAGATTTATGGGATAATTTCCGTAAAATTCTGACTCGTAATAATAAGGATAAATTGAATGACGTTCCGTTAACGGATACGAAGTTTGACCAAGTAAAAACGCAATTAAACTTTGGGTCATTTTATCGTGCTGCTGAATGGTTAAAAGGGGAAAATGGGATTGCACAAGTCCTTGTACAGCGTGAAGATGCGAAACTTGGCAAGGTTTCCTTAACGGTATTCAAATCACAAGATATTTCTGGTGGTATTTCTGTTTATGAAGTGATTAATCAATACGCGTCAAGTAAACGTGATGAACAAGACCGAAACCGCCGTTTTGATGTGACTTTATTGATTAATGGATTACCTTTAATTCAGATTGAATTAAAGAATCGTTCAGAAGGGTATATGGCAGCCTTTGAACAAATCAAGAAATACTCAAACGAAGGTAAATATACAGGTATCTTTTCCATGCTTCAAATGTTTGTGGTCACAAATGGGGTAGATACGAAGTATATCGCAGCTGCTGATGGCCAACATATTAATAAAGAGTTCTTAACTTCATGGGTAGATAAAAATAACAATAGAGTCAATAACTATTTAGGTTTTGCCAAAGAAGTGCTGTCTATTCCACAAGGTCATAAAATGATTACTGAGTTCTCTGTGTTAGATGCTGACCATAAAGCCATTATTTTACTTAGACCTTATCAAATTCATGCGATCTTAGCTGTAGAGCAAGCCGTAAGGCAACGTCAGTCTGGTTACGTGTGGCATACAACAGGTTCTGGTAAAACACTTACGTCTTATAAAGTGGCCAGAAACCTATTGAGAAGTCCTGCGTTAGATAAAACAATATTTATCGTAGACCGAATTGACCTTGACCAACAAACGGGTACTGCCTTTAAATCTTATGCAATGAATGACGTTGTAGAAGTGAATGATACGGATAACGTATCCGATTTGGTGCGAAAATTAACCGCTAATGATCGTGACTTAGTGATTACAACGATACAAAAATTAAATTATGTCATGAAACGTTATGGTGACAAAGAAGATAACCGTATCGCAAAGAAATTACGCAATTTAAACATAGGGTTCGTTGTAGATGAGTGTCACCGTGCTGTGACCCCTAAAAAACAACAAGAAATTACGAAGTTCTTCCCTAAATCCCTTTGGTATGGCTTTACTGGAACCCCAATATTTGCGGAAAATGCGAGAGATGAATTTGGGGATATGCCACGTACAACAGAAGAACAGTACGGCCCACGTCTACATGAATATACGGTAAAAGAAGCTATTCATGATAAAGCGGTACTCGGTTTCCAAGTTGAATATATTAATACACTTGAAAAGAATTCTATTGTAGATTATTTTGACCAATCAGGTATCGATATAGATGGGTTGAGTGAACACGAAATAGAAGCTAAATTACCTAGAGAAGCTTACGAAAATGATGAACACAAACTAAAAGTCATTGACCAAATCGTTAATTACTCAAGACATAAATTCAAACTCACTCGTGGGCCAGGGAACACCTATAGTGCGATTTTAACCACACGTTCTATTCCTGATGCACAACGATACTATGAGCTGTTTAATGAAGTAAAAGAAGGTAAATCAAGCGTTAAGATAAGTGAAAAAACAAAGAGTCTAGTATCAGACTTCCCGAAAGTAGCGGTGACTTATTCTTTAAACGAAACAGAAGAAACTTCTTTTGAACGTCAATCACAATATAAACAAATCATTCAAGATTATAATGAAACGTTCAACACACATTATGACCTAGAACAGGTTAGAGCTTTTAACCAAGACATTAATAATCGTTTAGCACGGAAAAAAGATATATACCGTACACGTAGTGAACAATTAGATATCGTGATTGTGGTTGATCGTCTATTAACTGGTTTCGATTCACCTTCAACAGCGATTTTATTCATGGATAGACCACCCGCAAAGCCGCACCATTTAATTCAAGCTTTCTCACGGACAAACCGTATCTACGACAAGGATAAACAATACGGCCAAATTATGACGTTCCAATATCCAATTCAGTATCAAGAAGCGGTCGAAAATGCCTTTATTTTATATTCTAACGGTGGAGAGAGCGCAATACAGGCGCCAGGGTGGAATGAGTCATACGGACGCTTCCAGGACGCTTATGAGCGTTTAATTTCTGTTGCGCCTAGCCCAGAGAGTATTGATATCAATGACGATGTTGATACCCTTAAACTCTTCGTGAAAGCTTATCAAGAATTTGATAAAAGCTTAGGGGCTATTCAAGTGTATTCAGAGTTTGATGAAGATGTGTTTGAACAACAATATGGCTTACGTCCTGAAGTAATAGAGTCCTACCATGGTAAGTATGAGAATGCCTTAGAAAAAATTAGAGAACAAATCGATGAAGATGAAGAAGATGACTTAACGATTGACTTCGATTATCAGTTGTCTGAAGTAGGGAAACAACAAATTGATTACGAGTACTTAATGCTGTTAATGCAAACGATCGTAAATGAACCGAATAGTCAAAATCGTATCAAACGTATTGTTGACGCTGAAGCCTACTTAACGAAATTTAAAGATAATAACCCTAAATTAGGTGAAATTATTGAAGATATCTTCTCTACTATTAAGGATGGCAATGAATTAACACAAGCAGAAAATACGCTTAATGTATCGAGTGAAATCGAAAAACGTATTGATGAGCGTGTCAGTGAATTGGTTCATGATTTATCGGAAAGTCTCTATGTCCAAGAAGATGATTTGCATTACTTAATCGAGAATTATAAACCAGAAAAAGCGGGTAAACAAACTGGAGAGAGTAACCTCCTTGAGAATATGGATAAAGACCGTTATCTAGAAGAAAATCGGAAGAAAGTGCAGAAGAAATTCAGAGTGAAAAAATTCGCTAAACAAGCGTATACCGATGTAATCGAAAGCGAAATACTCCCGTTAACGAACAAAAACTTCTAA
- a CDS encoding cation diffusion facilitator family transporter, whose amino-acid sequence MENEPNMTPSNTNPQIARRGIYLSIVTYVIISTAKLLVGYSFDSDAVFADGLNNFTDSFASIALLVGMILSQRPADQNHRYGHYKIETITTLIMSFVIFYIGITVTIDSTTALINQAYAAPTPINAVVGLSSGVIMSGVYWYNNRLGKKLNSPSLKASAKDNLSDALTSFATALSVVLSRTGILWLDGAMAIVVGLIIIKSGYDIFKESAFSLSDGFPQEDLDNYRKIVRMVPGVRAISDIRCRNYGANVYIDITILVDPEISVQAGHAITEKVESALQQTEDVTAIDVHVEPYQEN is encoded by the coding sequence ATGGAAAATGAACCTAACATGACACCAAGCAACACCAACCCACAAATAGCCAGGCGCGGCATTTATCTCAGTATCGTCACTTACGTCATCATCTCGACCGCCAAACTCCTTGTCGGCTATAGCTTTGACTCAGATGCGGTCTTTGCGGATGGTTTGAATAACTTTACCGATTCATTTGCGTCAATCGCCCTACTAGTGGGCATGATCCTATCCCAACGCCCAGCTGATCAAAACCACCGTTATGGTCATTATAAAATTGAAACCATTACTACTCTGATTATGTCCTTCGTGATTTTCTATATTGGGATTACGGTGACCATTGATTCAACTACGGCCTTAATCAACCAAGCATACGCAGCTCCAACACCCATTAATGCGGTTGTCGGCTTGTCTTCTGGGGTCATTATGTCCGGCGTTTATTGGTACAACAACCGTCTTGGCAAGAAACTCAATAGTCCAAGTCTTAAAGCTTCTGCAAAGGACAATTTATCCGATGCCCTGACCTCTTTCGCAACTGCCTTATCGGTCGTCCTAAGTCGTACCGGTATCCTTTGGCTAGATGGCGCTATGGCTATTGTCGTTGGCTTAATCATTATCAAATCAGGATATGACATCTTCAAAGAATCCGCCTTTTCCCTATCAGACGGTTTCCCCCAAGAAGACTTAGATAACTACCGGAAAATAGTTCGCATGGTGCCTGGCGTGCGCGCAATTTCTGATATCCGCTGCCGTAATTACGGGGCCAATGTCTATATCGACATCACCATCTTAGTAGACCCAGAAATATCTGTTCAAGCGGGTCATGCTATCACTGAAAAAGTAGAATCTGCCTTACAACAAACAGAAGATGTCACCGCCATCGACGTCCATGTCGAACCCTACCAAGAAAACTAA
- the dhaK gene encoding dihydroxyacetone kinase subunit DhaK, whose protein sequence is MKKIINQPGDIVSQMVKGLASAHADILAQVPDTQVLYRTAETPNIVGIVSGGGSGHEPSHAGFVGKGMLSAAISGEVFTSPTPDQILEGIKAADNGAGVFLVIKNYTGDVMNFEIAQEFAEAEGIETAAIIVDDDIAMEDSTYTAGRRGIAGTVFMHKIIGYYADQGKSLNDLKAIAEKVNDNLKSIGLALTAATVPEVGKPGFDIADDEFGYGIGIHGEPGYRREKIKPAKEMAAELIGRLKEEFNWTNGDHFAVLVNGMGGTPLMELYLFWNDIQGQLADEGLEVDFVKVGDLMTSLEMQGASLTLLKLEDPDWVSALQAPVNTAAWG, encoded by the coding sequence ATGAAAAAAATTATCAACCAACCCGGTGATATTGTCAGCCAAATGGTCAAAGGTTTAGCCAGTGCGCACGCAGATATTCTTGCTCAAGTGCCAGACACTCAAGTCCTCTACCGTACAGCAGAAACCCCAAATATCGTTGGAATTGTTTCTGGTGGGGGCTCTGGCCATGAACCAAGTCATGCAGGATTTGTCGGTAAAGGGATGCTGTCAGCAGCCATTTCTGGGGAAGTCTTTACTTCTCCAACGCCAGACCAAATTTTAGAAGGGATTAAAGCTGCTGATAATGGGGCTGGTGTCTTCTTAGTCATCAAAAACTATACCGGAGATGTGATGAACTTTGAAATCGCTCAAGAATTTGCGGAAGCTGAAGGAATTGAAACCGCTGCAATCATTGTTGATGATGATATTGCTATGGAAGATTCTACCTATACCGCAGGCCGACGTGGCATTGCCGGTACAGTCTTTATGCATAAAATCATCGGCTACTACGCAGACCAAGGGAAATCTTTAAATGATTTAAAAGCTATTGCGGAAAAGGTTAACGACAATCTTAAATCTATTGGCCTTGCTTTAACAGCCGCAACCGTCCCTGAAGTAGGTAAACCTGGTTTTGACATTGCAGATGATGAATTTGGATATGGTATTGGGATCCACGGGGAACCTGGTTACCGTCGTGAGAAAATCAAGCCTGCAAAAGAAATGGCTGCGGAATTAATTGGTAGGCTAAAAGAAGAATTCAACTGGACAAATGGAGATCATTTTGCCGTATTGGTCAATGGGATGGGCGGTACACCGTTAATGGAGCTTTACCTATTCTGGAATGATATTCAAGGACAGTTGGCAGATGAAGGGCTAGAAGTTGATTTTGTTAAGGTAGGAGACCTGATGACTTCACTGGAAATGCAGGGGGCGTCATTAACCTTACTGAAACTTGAGGACCCAGACTGGGTAAGTGCCCTACAAGCACCGGTAAACACTGCAGCTTGGGGATAA
- a CDS encoding mannose/fructose/sorbose family PTS transporter subunit IIC produces the protein MDISIFAAIAISVIALFAGFESVLDSFQLHQPILVCTLIGLATGNLTEGLLLGGQLQLIALGWMNIGAAQAPDAALAGVIAGILVLTKGASVSEGIAIAVPLAIAGQVLTIFVRTMTVGLAHYADAQAEKGSIRGVESANMLALGLQGLRVMIPAIATLALPASAVQGALAAIPDWITGGLAVGGGMIVAVGYAMVINMMATKTTWPFFFIGFALAAVTELNLVAMGIIGLALALIYIELSPQFNGGGGSGSGGSGSVDAQLDAILEDY, from the coding sequence ATGGATATTTCAATTTTTGCAGCTATAGCTATTAGTGTTATTGCATTATTCGCTGGTTTTGAAAGTGTGTTGGACTCATTCCAATTACACCAACCAATTCTTGTTTGTACATTAATTGGTCTGGCAACAGGAAACTTAACTGAAGGACTACTATTAGGTGGTCAATTACAATTAATCGCTTTAGGTTGGATGAACATCGGGGCAGCGCAAGCGCCAGATGCGGCCTTAGCAGGTGTAATCGCGGGTATCTTAGTATTAACTAAAGGTGCTTCTGTAAGCGAAGGTATTGCCATTGCAGTGCCTTTAGCAATCGCTGGTCAAGTATTAACAATCTTCGTTCGTACAATGACAGTAGGTTTGGCACATTACGCGGATGCTCAAGCGGAAAAAGGCTCTATTCGTGGAGTTGAATCTGCCAATATGCTGGCTTTAGGTCTTCAAGGTTTACGTGTAATGATTCCAGCAATCGCTACATTAGCTTTACCAGCTTCAGCTGTACAAGGCGCTTTAGCAGCCATTCCAGACTGGATCACAGGTGGTTTAGCTGTTGGTGGTGGTATGATCGTTGCTGTAGGTTACGCAATGGTTATCAATATGATGGCAACCAAAACAACATGGCCATTCTTCTTTATCGGTTTTGCTTTAGCAGCCGTTACAGAATTGAACTTAGTGGCAATGGGTATTATCGGTTTGGCCTTAGCACTTATCTACATTGAATTGTCTCCACAATTTAATGGCGGTGGCGGTTCAGGATCTGGTGGTTCAGGTTCAGTTGATGCCCAGTTAGACGCCATTTTAGAAGACTATTAA